Genomic DNA from Scyliorhinus torazame isolate Kashiwa2021f chromosome 30, sScyTor2.1, whole genome shotgun sequence:
ATCATTTGAGAAGAATGGTGGGATTCCCCGGtcgccagccgcatgtttctcggcggcgccccattcgctggtggcgggattctctactctggccgtttgtcaatgggatttcccattgaagcccgcCCACATCGCCGGGAACCCGCGGACGGAGGTGCGCTGCCGACGGGAAAGGTGGATCGCAACGGCCGGGGAATACCGGCTGTGGTTGCTCCATCGCGGATGCCCATTGTGTTCAGACTGTATCTATTGGCTTGCCAAAGATTCGGCTACATGATAACTTCCATTCTGCCACCCAGAGCATCTTCCTGTGTTACAAGCTATCCCAGCCACAAgtcagagaatgtggaactcgctgcattGCCTATACTTAAATTATTGgcgtgatcatagaatccctacaatgcagaaggaggccatttggcccgttgagtctgggccaaccctccgaaacagcactgTACCGAGAcccattccccgccctatccccatgaccccacctaactttggacactaaggggcaatttagcatggccaacccacctaacccaacCATTTTTGaagcgtgggaggaaaccggagcacccggaagaaacccacgcacacacacggggagaaattggAAACTCCacacctgaggctggaatcgaacccgggtccccggtgctgtgaggcagcagtgctaaccaccgtgccgcaacTGCTTCAATCCTTCAactccagcaatgtctgtgcttcaACCCTTTAACTCCAGCAATGCATTACACCACCTCAACGAAACATAACAGGTGAGCACAGACTAAGGACTGACTAAACTTGCCAAAATAGCTGCTGCTGTAATATGCTCTAGTGAGCCCTTTTGTAATCAACTTtgatggtttttactcattcttagCAATGCCAGTCCCCAGTTATCCATGAGAAGGTGGTGAACAGCTGATGACAATGCAGTGTAGATACACAATGCTTTTTTCCCTTCGATTTGAtacaaatgaatggcttgcagagggcagttaagcatcaaccacattgctgtgaggttGGAGTTAAATGTAGATCAGCTTTGtgtccctgaaggacattcgttaaaccagatgttttttttaatgacaatctggTACTTTCAGAATTGCTATTAATGAGGCTAGCGTTTTATTCCTGATTTAGTAAATCATTGAATTTAATTTCcccccagctgctgtggtgggactcGGGTTTATGAATCCAGAGCATTAATCCGGGccactggattacgagtccagtaatGTCACCGTTGTGCTAGTATCCCCATTTTTCCAGCATgagaaataatcatctttattatcatcacaagtaggcttacattaacactgcgatgaagttactgtgacaagcccctagtcgccacattccggcgcctgttcgggtacacagagcgagaattcagaatgtccaattcacctaataacacgtctttcggggcttgtgggaggaaaccagagcacccggaggaaacccacgcagacacggggagaacgtgcagactccgcacaggcagtgacccacccgggaatcgaacccgggtccctggcctttcaagcctgctccagGATTCAGTCAGATCGCGGCTGATCGTCACctgaactccaccccacccccctatccttaacttccttgatTACCTTAAGGCCCAAAAGTCTTCAGTATACTGAAAGACTAGCTCTCCGGGGTAGGAAATTCCAAAGAGATACAATTCTCTGAGTGAAGGCATTTCTCCCGATCTCATCCCTTACCCGTGACTATGACGTCCCAGCCAGGGAAATAGGCCCAATATGAGCCTCGGCTCGTGGTAATTGCAAGCGGTAAGTCGAGGGGATGATACTAACATTTGTTTACTGAAGGAACAGTGATGCATGTGACCAAAGTTGTTCCTTTCTTTAAGACTGCCTGAGTGTGTGAGCTCTGAAGAAGGTGCTTTCATTGAACCTCTTTCAGTCGCGATTCATGCCTGTCGTAGAGGACGGGTGAAACTGGGCAGCAAAGTCTTGATCTGTGGAGCAGGTAAGGATCTGGGTCAGTTATTCCAGATGTCATCAGCCATCGAATAGGTTTGATGATGACATATTCTGTGCACAATAACTATTTAAGTTACTCATAGCCAGCACAAAAACAATGTCGCCTTCCATCCTTATTTAATTATCCAGGGCCAATTGGACTTCTGAATCTGCTGGTTGCCAAGGCAACGGGGGCGGCTCAAGTTGTGATCTGTGGTAAGTTGTGTTTTTTTGGTCTTGCTCGATTCTCTTTGAGTGGAAGCTTCCCGTGTGTCTTCTTTTTGTTCAGACCCTGGTAAAGCAGCCTCACTGCCCCGGGGCTGGGCATTGACCTCCTCCCCTTGATGAAAATGGTGAGGAGGTCCTAACTTAGAAGAAAAAGTTCACTTACTGACAAATTTAGGGAGTTGGGAGTCAAATACCCAACTCCATTCACCTGTTGACTTTTCTGATCTTTACCTGAACCTGATTTCTACTCATTGTAAAAGCCGGcatggggaattgaacccgcgctgttggcctcgctccgcatcacaagcCAACTGTACatacaactgagctaaactggccaccATTGTACCCCATCGAACCAGTACTCATGGTATCATGCTGGTTATGGAAGATTTATTTTTCACCATGTTGAAAATGTTTTAATGATTTTCCATCTTCTAGCATCTTACGGTGTGTGATGACCCCTTCGTAAAGGAGGTCTTCCGATgtagtgggtagtgtccctgcctctgagttaaaggctccaggttcaagtcccaaccCAGGACCTGATGGGCAAGGAAGGCGGCCAAACTGGTTGATTGTCGATTTGTAAATCCTTCCGCACGTGCCGATGGCAGGCAGTAAGAACTGGAGAGGTTCCTGGCCAGCCATGTGACGGAGCAAGCGTGGATCAGGTTGGTGGTAACAGCACAGGGGTTTGATCCCCTTTCCGGCTGGGTTGGATTCTGCACCTgcctccttgccccccccccccccccctccccccccccccccccccccccccccccggtggtagATGGCATGACGCTGTGGGTCAGACCTGCCTTGGGGCAGAGAACTGAAGGGGGACCCACTTTATGCCAAACAAGCACAAAGGAAAATGCCCTATGGGTGAGTCCGTAATTCAACCCGTAGTCCTTTCCAGATTAAGACACAAAATGACTAATCAAAATATGATAGCGAGGCACAAAAATAGCTCTTCATTGCAACAATTGCCAACTTCTCCTTAATGTTGTGATTTTGAACTTCCTGCATTGCCCAGCGATGCACGTAACCGAGATACAAGCAAAACACATGAGCCAGTAAATACTGAGCCATGAAGTGTGAATGAGCCACGTATGGAATTACAATGCTCCAAAGTCCCCATTGTCTTTTACAAGTGTTATTGAGTGCTCCGTCTGAAAATAGCCCTACTCAAAATCGTCGCCCTGTCTTGAAGTTACAGAGCTGCGTGCCTGAGCTTCCTGAAATTGGCCTTCCTCGTGTCAATTGTATAACTTTAAGTTAAGTTCGTTTTGTTTCCTTTGAGATCGCTTCTGAGCCTTTTGGCTGGGATCGGGCGTTGGATTGGGCCCAGGATGGGGTGtggtgccttttcttgtcagcttggatcttgtgtgACTCtcttcaggcagcacggtagcactgtggcttcacagtgccagggtcccaggttcaattccccgctgggtcactgtctgtgcggagtctgcacgttctccccgtgtgtgcgtgggtttcctccgggtgctccggtttcctcccacagtccaaagatgtgcaggttaggtggcttggccatgataaattgccccttagtgtccaaaagggttgggagaggttattgggttacggggatagggtggaagtgagggcttaagcgggtcggtgcaaactcaatgggccgaatggcctccttctgcactttatgttcttgtGGCGACCATGGGCTGTATTGTccaattttggggctatgtccggaggatccgtggcgttttacgtgggaagaATCGGCACGGCCCCAGCACAAatcctctgaccggtgaggggcgagcagccgcgccatgtaaaacgcacggccttcccgatataaacgcgtggagaattgccaggtgcatgcgcacggcgacaacctgcagcgatCGCGCCATACAATATAGCACTGGCTGTGCGGACCGGCCAGACCAGTGcccccctggaccacgcccaccagcCCCCCTGGGCCACgcccaccagcccccccagccctcgccgaagccccccccccccccccccccggccagcagcactgcTCCCGGCTGACTGTTGGCGACCCTGGAGACAGTCTGCCgtcgccacgccgggttcatgatcgctgagaccatgagtcaaccatgtggtcgggaacttggcccatcgggggcggagcatcgggggggggaggcccttcaggcaacgtcctgaggccatcccaatgacgtgcagcgtactcctcgatgacgccattttggagggggtggagcatccgaaaacaggcgccgcccattgttaaaaagggattctccgcccgatcaccgattatggggcgggattctccgccggcgtgattctccgttatgccggcgcctgggggtttcccgacagcgtggggctgccccacaatgggaaaccccgttgaccggccggcttaacggagaatcccgctggccggtcggggcagaaatgtggcgcagcgggcggagaatcccgtccatgaaatCGGTGTTGGGGAACGGAGAATTCCTATCAATTGGCTTCAATTTGAGTTTGGATTGCTTTTTGGAGTGGGTGGTGAAATGCGTTGGgatttgccctgtccactctgcgcattggctttgtggcTTTAGTGGAGGTTATTTTTTTAGatacaatgctccacccctctcattTTTGTTCAATTTATTGATTATTTGTTCAATAAAAAGAGTATAAAgaggaggggcgaaattctcccgaaacggcgcgatgtccgccgactggcgcccaaaacggcgccaatcagacgggcatcgcgccgccccaaaggtgcggaatgctccgcatctttgggggccgagccccaacattgaggggctaggctggcgccggaggaatttccgccccgccagctggcggaaacggcctttgttgccccgccagctggcgcggaaatgacatccccgggcggcgcatgcgcgggagcgtcagcggccgctgacagtttcccacacatgcgcagtggagggagtctcttccgcctccgccatggtggagaccgtggcagaggcggaagggaaagagtgcccccacgacacaggcccgcccgcggatcagtgggccccgatcgcgggccaggccaccgtgggggcaccctccggggccagatcgcccctcgcccacccccaggaccccggagcccgcccacgccgccttgtcccgccgttcaaaaggtggtttaatccacgccggcgggacaggcaatctatcggcgggacttcggcccatccgggccggagaatcgagcgggggggggggggccgccaaccggcgcggcgagattcccgcccccgccaaatctccggtgccggagacttcggcaaccggcgggggcgggattcacgccagcccccggcgattctccaacccggcggggggtcagagaatgacgcccgagatcacCCCGGAGAATGATTTTTTTGGTTTAATTAGCTGAGTTTTCCAATATATTTTAGTTGCAGTGCCCCAATCAGAAACTTTCATCCCTGTCATTTTCGGTTATTTTATTGATTATTGTTTTTCTTGTATAAAGTATAGAGACCCTTATTGACACTAGTGGTGAGCTTTAGAGTTTGGAGCCCGTACATTGATAGTGTTTCATTTTGTGACTAGATCTAAGATGAACTTCTGTTCTCCTCCTTGACTAACTGGTTATCAGGAGATTAACACCTCAGAGGCCAACTTCACATTATAACCAGACCAGCCATTGGAGGGAAAGAAGGACGATTTCTGGTGATTGGTTGCAATTTTTTGGAATCTTTTTTAATCCTGGGACCTAAAGTGCATTTACTTTCCCTTTTATGCATTTTTACAGCGCCAGTCTGGTATGTTAAAAAATTGAAAAGCTTGCCAGATTTTTCTTTAACATGCTGGATCTAATATGCATGAATGACAGCTGAATTTGTTGAAATGTTAATTTTCGTTTCGAGGTAAATTCGATGCTTTCATTGGATCCCGATTATTTTCCAGCGATTGACTCCCATTTTACAGTTGGACAAATTCTATTGAGACCCACAGGAAATTTGACTGTAACTTGACAATGGCAGAATGAATGAAATTTCAGAACTAACTTTTTGGCtgcgatcatagaacatagaacattacagcgcagtacaggcccttggagGAGATTTATTTAGGTCTTGCTGTTTTGACTCTTAAGactataaggccataagacataggagcagaattaggccactcggcccatcgagtctgctccgccattcaatcacggctgatattcttctcatccccattctcctgccttctccccataacccctgatcccctcattaatcaagaacctatctatctctgtcttaacgacactcagtgatttggcctccacagcctccagcggcaaagagttccacagattcaccagcctctggctgaagaaattcctcctcatctctgttttaaagaatcatccttttagtttgaaattgtgtcctctggttctagtttttcccacaagtggaaacatcctcttcacgtccactctatccaggcctcgcagtatcctgtaagtttcaataagatcccccctcatccttctaaactacaacgagtacagacccagaatcctcaaccgttcctcatacgacaagctcttcattccagggatcattcttgttattcgcctctggaccctttccaaggccagtacatccttccttagatacggggcccaaaactgctcacaatactccaaatgggatctgatcagagccttacacagcctcagaggtacatcccagctcttgtattttagccctctcgacatgaatgctaatgttgcatttgccttcctaactgctgactgaacctgcagttaaccttaagagaatcttgaacatggtctcccaagtccctttgtacttctgattcccGAACCTTTCcccttttagaaaatagtctatgcctccagtcctctttccaaaatgcataacctcacacttttccacattgtattccacctgccacttctttgcccgctcttctagcctgtccaagtccttctgcagcccccttgcttcctcaaaactacctgtccctctacagatctttgtatcatctgcaaacttagcaacagtggctTCCAGATCATTAAAGCAAGGACATGGCCCTACAAAAATAATAAGTGGACAGACTTCTACATCTGTGACAGCATCTacctcattccctcccccctcctcaagaCTTACCCTTTCAGTTTACCACcctcactctatttctctctctctgcctgcctccctctcgtctttccttctttcttgctgtctctctctttcttcctctctgcctcactctcccctcttttgtctctctctttctcttgctgcTTTTCTCTCTCGGCACACGTTTTCTTTCCTCCGTCGCACTGAACCAGCCTGAATGGAATTCTCTGGCTGACCTCGCTCTCTGTCTTGCACCCTGGGAAGAAAATCATGGCCTCGGACCCCACAACTACAACAAGACACCTTCGATGCACCAAAATACTCCAAGGTGCCCCAACGTCTTGAGGCCCGGGGGTAGAGGCATACAAATACTGAGCAGGAATTAGACAAGTTGTTAGTCATATTGCCAAAGGCATTGCAATGACAGATTTCCTACCTCAATGCAAAGCAATAATCTTGGTCATTGAAACCTATGTAGGTCCGTACTGGTTCAATAAAGCATTCATTGATCCAGGTTTTTacccagacagagatacagatgagGAGGGCAAGTTAACAGGCACCTGGGAACATCAGCACCTCTAACTTCCTCTCCCAAGTCAATTTCCCAGTTTGCAAATATTTTGGGCGTTGCTTTgtcatcgctgggtcaaaatcctgcgcaGGGCTCGTCctgaccctcacctccccacccagcccctcctCCTATTTGCGTTTGAACTCCTCCACCGGAGTGCCCTCCCCCTCCATTAGCTCTCCATAAATGTCTgattctctcccctccccactgtcATCCTCGGACAACAGCTTGTCTCGCAACACCGGAGGCAGCAGCCCCAGGAAGGACGGTGCCTCTCTCCTCACATAGTCCCACATCTGCAGGTAACTGAGCCCATTCTACTTAGACAACTGGTATGTTTCCTCCAGCTCTTCCAGGCTTGAAAACTTGTCGCCTACAAAAAAGTCGCTGAAGTATCTATACCCGCCTGCCACCATCCCCGGATCTCACATCAGACCCGCCAGTCCAAACCTGCGATTATCGCATATCGGCACTCACAGACACATGCCTTCCAAcccaaaatgttgcctgcactggtTCCAAACTTACAACGCTGAGACCACCACTGGGCTCGCGGAATACCTGACGAGCGAGAGTGGAAGGggcgccaacaacagtgccctcagacTTGTCCCCCTCCATGCCGCTGCCTCCATCCGCTGCCACATcgaccccctcctccactgcccatttcctaaccatcgcgATGttcgcagcccagtaatagttcgtgaagctcggcaacgccagccccccgcccctcctcctctccaaaaacaccctcctcaccttgcggggtctttcccgcccacatgaACCCCAAAATTATCCTATTCGCCTTCCTAAATAaagacttgggaacaaagatggggaggttTTCGGACACGAACAAGAGCTTAGGCAGCATCGCCATTACAACCGTCTGCGCATACCCAGCCAGtgacagtggcaacacatcccacctcttccagtcctccttcattccctccactaATCGTGCCAAATTCAATTTAAGCAGCTGTGCCCAGCTCCGCGTCACATGTACCCCGAGAGTCCACCACCCAGAACGACAGCTCCCCTCGCCTCCACTCCTGCCCTCCAGCATTAACCGGGAAcagctcgcttttccccatgttcaatttataccccgaaaaacagccaaattcccccaggatctcCGCGATCCTATCAAAACTGCCGACCGGGTCCGAAATGTATGACAGAAGATTGTCCGCATACAACGAGGCCCCGTGTTCGACCCCATCCCACTCAGTCCCTTCTCCCACCCCTCAACGCTCTGAACACCACCCGGATGAAACTTTGGGATTTTCTGGTGAATTGGAAATGGGTTTGCTTTCCTAGATTTATCAAGCAGCCGACTGGAGAAGGCAAAGGAGGTGGGGGCTGATTTTACGATATTGGTGACGAAGGAGACGCCGCAGGAACTTGCCCAGGAAGTGGAGAAAGTTCTCGGCTGCATGCCAGACTCAACTATCGAATGCACTGGCGCAGAGTTCTGCGTCCACACTGGCATCTATGTAAGTACTGAATTAGATGGAGTTAATATCCatttgacatcgccaaggccatagCCCAGCTGTGCAGCATGAGAAGTAAGTTTCCTCTGGGCGAGGTCAATCCTGTGACGGAGATAACGAGGCTTGCAttcacactgcaacaaagttactgtgaaaggcccctcgtcgccacactccgccgcctgttcgggtacactgagggagaattcggaatgtccgattcacctcacgagcacgtctttcgggacttgtgggaggaaaccggagcacccggaggaaacccacgcagacacggggagaacgtgcaggctccgcacagacagtgacccaagccgggaatcgaacccgggtccctggcactatgaagtgacagcgctaaccactgtgctaccgtgccgccataatATATAATAAATATACATGAAATGGGGTAAATGTAACTGGCATGAAAATTCACAAGGGACTAAATTGAGCATAGATAAGACACGTCACTTTCGAGGTGCTTTATCGATCAGTAGTTCTGTGTCTTTATTGTTCAGAATTGAGCTACGTTGCTTTTCCCTCCATCTTAGCTGATGCATGTGATATTTCTCTTAGTCTACGCTCTCAGGAGGGACTGTACTGCTGGTTGGTCACGGCCCAACTTTGGTGAGCGTGCCCCTGCTAAACGCAGCGATCCGAGAGGTGGATATCCGGGGAATGTTCAGATATTGTAACACGTACGTACTGACACATTTCTCATTCCAGCAACAGGTTGATTTCTCCAATCCTAGCCTTTAATGCTAACTTATGGGAAGATGATGACGTAGCGGGTAGTGTCACTGGGCTAGGTCACTGGGCTAGGTcactaggagtcctagttcaagattctcttaacgtgcaggttcagtcggcagttaggaaggaaaatgcaaagttagcattcatgtcgagagggctagaatacaagggctgggctgtacctctgaggctgtataaggctctggtcagaccctgtttggagtattgtgagcagttttgggccccgtatctcaggaaggatgtgctggccttggaaagggtccaggggaggttcacaagaatgatccctggaatgaagagcttgtcgtgtgaggaacggttgaggactctgggtctgtactcggagtttagaaggatgagaggggatcttactgaaaggtacaagatactgcgaggcctggatagagtggacgtggagaggatgtttccacttgtaggagaaactggaaccagaggacaccatctcagactaaagggacgatgctttaaaacagagatgaggaggaatttcttcagccagagggtggtgaatctgtggaactctttgccgcagaaggctgtggaggccaaaccactgagagTCTTTCTGACAgatttagataggttcttgattaataaggggatcaggggttatggggagaaggcaggagaatggggatgagaaaaatatcagccatgattgaatggcggagcagactcgatgggccgagtggcctaattctgctcctgtatcttatggtcttatgctattATGGCAGAAGGATTGAGAGCgagaggtgattggcaaaagaagcaatggcatcATAAGGATAAATCACTTTGCAGCGAGTGGGTAGCATCTATAATAGCTGCCTGAGAGTGTCGGAGATAGATTCAACTGCAATTTTCAAAAAGTGGATTGGATAATCAGCTGGAGATTTTTTTAAATGCAGAGGTATGGGGaaaaggagagggggagtgggacgaggagaGTTGCCCTCGCAGAGACTCTCTTCATTGCCCGATTGGATTCTTATCGGCTGTCGGTCAAAGTCTTTCATTTCCCCAAATTCGCAATCGTTTACAAAAGCcaaatactacggatgctggaaatctgaaacttgAGCAGAAAACGCTGGATGGACTCAGCAGGTCCGTCAActggctgccggaggaggtggtggaagcagggacgatagtgacgtttaaggggcatcttaacaaatacatgaacaggatgggaatagagggatacggaccctggaggcgtagaagattttagtttagacgggcagcatggtcggcacaggcttggagggccgaagggcctgttcctgtgctgtgcttttctttgttctttgttccttgtcagGGCCTGCGGAttgagaaacagagttagcgtttcgaGTCCGTACGAATTATCCTCAGAATCTTTTGGAACTGGCAAAGAAAActgtttaattatttttttttaaacttgcaatTTTTTTAAGGCCCCTATGATTCTTCTCCCAGATTACTCTCAGCGTTGTCCTGACaattaatctttaattcctggaggTTCCAGGGCAATCCTAGAGGATTGGCACACTCCGCAATCAGAGCAATCGgagtggataactgagagacattcATCATCTGTCGAGCTCTTAAATCCTGTTGGCCTGATTTTAGAATAACTATCTTCAAGAGATTAAATACGGCACCTTGGCACATATCAGTGCCATGCTCCACAAGACACAAAGATTTGTGGAAAACAAACTTGAAAAATAGCTGGCTGCATAGATTGTCTTCTTTTGCTCCTCAAATTGAGACCGGCCCGTTGGCACCGTGGTCagagctgctgcctcacagcgccagggaccggggtccgattcctgtctgtgtggagtttgcacgttctccccgtgtctgtgtgggcttccctcgggtgctctggtttcctcccacagtctaaagatgtggcagttcagtggactggccatgatcgatGAGCAGAGTTACGGggatgaggcggggg
This window encodes:
- the LOC140404375 gene encoding sorbitol dehydrogenase-like isoform X2, with product MNAVGICGSDVHYWQHGKLGDFLMRKPMVLGHEGSGTVVKVGAGVQHLKAGDRVAIEPAYPLHNDDFCKSGRYNLSPRMFCCATPPYDGHLCRYYAHNANYCFKLPECVSSEEGAFIEPLSVAIHACRRGRVKLGSKVLICGAGPIGLLNLLVAKATGAAQVVICDLSSSRLEKAKEVGADFTILVTKETPQELAQEVEKVLGCMPDSTIECTGAEFCVHTGIYSTLSGGTVLLVGHGPTLVSVPLLNAAIREVDIRGMFRYCNTYPMAIAMLASKKVDVKPLITHRFPLDQAVEAFETTKKRLGIKVMLKCD